Part of the Schaalia odontolytica genome is shown below.
GCCTTGGTGTCCACCGCATAGGTGCACGCTCCGCCGCGCACGACCCTGGAGGCCCCGGGAACGTCGACGAGGCGCGACACGAGGCCACCTCCGGTGAGAGACTCTGCCGTGGCTATCGTCCACCCTACACCCGCCAGCTTGTCGATGATCGCGGCCACTGCCACATCGTCCATTCTCACGGCGTGTCCCACGGCTCCTCCTGCGCCGCATCCTCGCTCTCCCACGACGCCAGCGCGCGCGACACGGCGGCCGACGCGACCGACGGAGAGTACCCCTTGCGTGCCAGCATCGAGGCCAGGCGCCGATAGGCGGTCTGACGGCTGACTCCTTGCAGTGAGCGTCGCCTGCGGGCAACCAGGTCGTCAGCCCGCGCTTCCTCGTCGTCGCGGTCGATCTGCGCGACGGCTCGCTCGATGACGTCGGCCCCCAATCCCTTGCGCGACAGCGTATCGCGCAGGGCTCGCCCGGAGGCGCCCGTCGCCGCGAAGCGTGACCGGACGAGAGCGTCCGCGTAGGCTTGATCATCCACGAGGCCGACGGCCTCCAGGCGCGCCACGACCTCCTCGGCGACCTCGGTGCGAAACCCCCGCCCCACCATCGCGGCAACCAGTTCGGCGCGCGAGCACGCTCGGGCGTCAAGCTTGCGAAGAGCCACCTCACGGGCTGCCTCAACGGCTTCGGTCCCGCTCAGGGCGGCGTTGCGTTCGCGGGCACGCGCCAGCCTCTCACCGGGGGAGGAACGAGGCGCGCGCTCCTCCCCCAGCTCCGGATGGTCCTCGGGATCCAGGTAGCGAACCACGGCCTAGAAGCCCGCGTCCTCGTCGGGGTCGATGGCCGAGACCTCCTGCGAGGGCGCCTCGGGTTCGGGGGCGTCCCCGATTCCCAGCGAGAGCAGGATCTTCTGCTCAATCTCGTTCGCGAGCTCGGGGTTGTCTGCCAGGAATTGACGGACATTTTCCTTACCCTGACCGAGCTGGTCGTCCCCGTAGGTGAACCACGAGCCGGACTTGCGCACGATGCCGGCCTCGACGCCCATGTCGATGATGGAGCCCTCACGTGAGATTCCCTTGCCGTAGACGATATCGAACTCGGCCTGTTTGAAGGGAGGCGCCATCTTGTTCTTGACAACCTTGGCGCGCGTGCGGTTACCGACGGGAGCTCCGGCCTCCTTCAGGGTTTCGATGCGGCGCACGTCGATACGCACCGAGGCGTAGAACTTCAGCGCCTTGCCGCCGGTGGTCGTCTCGGGGGATCCAAAGAAGACGCCGATCTTCTCGCGCAGCTGGTTGATGAAGATCGCGGTCGTTCCCGTCGCAGACAGCGCGCCCGTGATCTTACGCAGCGCCTGGCTCATGAGGCGAGCCTGGAGTCCCACGTGGGAGTCACCCATCTCCCCCTCGATCTCTGCCTTCGGGACGAGCGCGGCGACGGAGTCGATGACGATGATATCGATGCCGCCTGAGCGAATCAGCATGTCCGCGATCTCGAGGGCCTGCTCGCCGGTATCGGGCTGGGACACGAGGAGCGAGTCCGTATCGACGCCGAGTGCGCGGGCGTAGACGGGATCGAGGGCGTGCTCGGCATCAATGAACGCAGCGTTGCCGCCGGCCTTCTGGGCGCTCGCGACCGCGTGCAGGGCAACCGTCGTCTTACCGGAGGATTCGGGTCCGTAGATCTCGATGACGCGGCCGCGCGGAAGGCCACCGATTCCGAGGGCGACGTCGAGGGCGAGGGAGCCGGTAGGGATCACCTGGACGGGGGGACGGTTGTCGTCACCCAATCGCATGACAGAGCCCTTGCCGAACTGCTTATCGATCTGCGAGAGCGCCACTTCGAGCGCCTTGTTGCGATCGTTGGCGATCGTCTTTGCCGCGGGTGCTTTACGGGCTGCCATGATGTTCCTTTCGTCTTCAGGCCTCTCCGGCCTGCGGGTGTCCTGGCCCAGATGCCGCCCCTCTCCGAGGCGCCATGACGAGTATGCGACCGGCCATCGTCGTTTGCGTCCGATGCGCGCTACCCTGTGGGCAACGCGCGTGGATGCCTCGCCGCAGGACAGCTTAGATGGAACAGGTGTTCGATGCTCGCGCGACACGCCGCGCCTCGCGTCACCTCCGACGCTCGCGAGGATCGACGCGGTGGATCCAACGCGCGTCATCACGCCCCGTTTCACCGCACAGGGCCTCCCACACGGAGTCTGGATCCGCTCCTCCTGCAAGCGCCTCTCGGGCGGTCGCCCCCAGCGGGGAGAGGTAGAGGTCACTGACATAGGAGCGGCCGAGGGCCGACCCGAAGGTCGCCTCGACCGCCTCGTAGAACTCCGAATGCTTCACGCGTCAAGAGATGAGCGTGACGGGCATGATGTCATCAGGAACAGCGTCGGGAACAACCGCACCATCGATGACCGCCATGCGCTCGGACACCTCGCGCAAGACGAACCAGAGGGGAACGCGCAGGGCGGAGGTGATTGCGTCAAGGAGTTCGGAGGAGGCTTCCTTCTGCCCGCGTTCGACCTCTGAGAGGTAGCCGAGGGAGACCTGTGCCTCAGAAGAGACTTCGCGCAGGGTTCGACCCTGGCGCTGGCGGATGCCTCGCAGGACATCGCCGAGTTCGCTGCGCAGCAGCGGCCTTTCGCTCAGTGTCTTTTCCATAGTGTTACTCTAGCCGTTCTCGATCGGGGGTCGCATCGCCAGTTCGCGCATCGGACCAACGTAAGAGGCCGCAGTCTCGACGCCGAATGCGCTCATACCTCATCAACGCGCCCGCATTGGCGCCTATTCCGCCGGGACGCGATCCCACCTATGCATTGCGTCACCCAGGCTCAACTTTGGACGTGCTGACCGGCCGGGGTTCTTCCCTCGGTCTTGGTCTCCGGCTCCTCGGCCCGAGCCTCATCCCCGGCGTCGACGCTCTGCCCAGACGCGTCGCGCACGAGACGCGCCCCCTCCACGACGTAGGTGAAACCCGAGTAGAGGGTCAGCGCGAGCGCGACTCCCGCCAGGGCCTGCCCGAGGCGAATCATGACGACGACCCAGGCCTCGCTCGTGCTCGCAAGCTCCAGGAAGTGCGCCCACGGGATCAGCAGAGTGCCCAGCGCGATGATCTGCATGAAGGTCTTGAGCTTGCCCGCATTGTTCGCCGACACCACGACGCCCCTGCGTAGGAAGAACGCGCGCATCGCGGTGATTCCAAGCTCTCGACAAGCGATGAGCGCGGTCACCCACCACGGCAGATAGCCCTGGAGGCTGAGGAGGACGAATCCGCACAGCGTCAACGCCTTGTCGGCGATCGGGTCGACGATCCGACCGAAGTCGGTGATCTGACCCCACGAGCGGGCCAGCTGCCCGTCGAAGCGATCGGTGATGGCGGCCAGAGCGAAAACGACGAAGGCGAGCCACCGGGCGGTCCACGAATCCTGAAGCCCCAGGATGACGAACACGGGAACCAGAACGAGACGAGTCACGGTCAGCACGTTCGGCAGATTCACAACGGATACCTTGCTCTCTCGTTGTACACGCGACACGTTATCGGTCATGTCCGTTTCCTTTCTCCTCAGCGGCCTGTCAGCTGCCAAGCGTCCTCATCGTCGTCGGGTTCCTCATCGACCCACGTAGGTGACGAACCTCCAAAGTTATGACCAGAGTACGGGTCTAACCCGCCGGTGCGCGAATCGCCGGGCTCGGACGCGCCCGCGTCGTGACCGTGCGGCGCTTCCATCCCCTGCGCGCGGGCGGGCGCATCGACCGCTTCACCGCCGTCCGCGGCGCCCGCCGCATTCTCGGTACCCGCGCCCGGGACGGCCGGCTCGCCCGCGTCGTCGGCTTGCGCCTGCCCCGCCCCAATGCCCGCGGATTCGCCGCGCAACATCGCCAGGACCTCGGGCAGCTGCTCGGGAGCAACCAGAACCTGGCGCGCCTTGGATCCCTCCGACGGACCGACGATCTCCCGGGATTCGAGCAGGTCCATGAGTCGCCCGGCGCGAGCAAAACCGACGCGCAGCTTGCGTTGGAGCATCGAGGTTGACCCCAGCTGGGTCGACACCACGAGCTCGGCGGCCTGCAGGAGGTCTTCGAGGTCGTCGCCGATATCCTCGGCGACTTTGGCTTCCTTCTTATCGGGGACCACGTCGTCTCGGTAGTGCGCCTCCATCTGTCCCTTCACGTGGGCGACGACCTGGTGAATCTCCGACTCCGAGACCCAGGCTCCCTGCACGCGCATCGGCTTGGACGCGCCGGCCGGCAGGTAGAGGGCGTCACCCTGCCCGATGAGCTTCTCCGCTCCGGGCTGGTCGAGGATGGTGCGCGAGTCGGTCAGCGACGAGGTCGCGAAGGCGAGCCTGGAGGGAATGTTCGCCTTGATGAGGCCGGTGACCACATCGACAGAGGGACGCTGGGTGGCCAGCACCAGGTGAATGCCGGCGGCGCGCGCCAGCTGCGTGATCCGCTGGATCGATGCCTCCACGTCGCGGGGGGCGACCATCATCAGGTCGGCGAGCTCGTCAACGACCACCAGGAGGTACGGGTAGGGGTGGAGCGTGCGCTGCAAACCAGGCTTGGCCTGAACCTGTCCCGCGGCGACCGCCTTGTTGAAGTCGTCAATGTGCTTGAAGCCGTAGTCCGACAGGTCATCGTAGCGGGCGTCCATCTCCTTGACGACCCATTCAAGGGCCTCGGCGGCCTTCTTCGCATCCGTGATGATGGGTGAGATCAGGTGGGGGATGCCCTCGTAGATCGTGAGCTCCACGCGCTTGGGGTCGACGAGGATCATGCGCACCTGCTGGGGGGTCGCGCGCATCATGATCGAGGTAATCATCGAGTTGACGAAGGAGGACTTACCCGATCCCGTCTGGCCGGCGACCAGCATGTGCGGGGTCTTAGCCAGGTTGGTCACGACGTAGCCACCCTCGACATCCTTGCCCACGCCGACGACCAGCGGATGCTGGTTGCGGCGTGCGGCGGCCGAACGCAGCACGTCGCCCAGCGCAACGTTCTCGCGGTCGGCGTTGGGAATCTCGATGCCGATGGCGCTCTTGCCCGGGATTGGTGCGAGGATACGAACGTCCGCCGACGCGACCGCGTAGGCAATGTTCTTGGACAGGTTCGTGAGCTTGTCGACCTTGACGCCTGCCCCCAGGACGACCTCGTAGCGGGTGACCGTCGGGCCGCGGGAGAACCCGGTGACGCGCGCGTCGATATTGAAGTCCGCGAAAACCTGACCGAGCGCGGCCACGACCTGGTCGTTGACCGCCGAACGCGTCATGTGGGGCGGCCCGGACACCAGGAGGTCGTCGGATGGAAGCGTGTAGGAGATGGCCTCGTCGAGGTCGGGCTGGAATGCTCCCTCGGGTTCGTCGGTGATCGGAGGGGCCGCGGGTTCTTCCTCGGCCGGTGGGACGTGCGCGGGCACGCGTGCAGGCTCGCGCTCCTCGGCGGAAGCGACGGCGGGGCGCATCTGGGTGAGCATCTCCGTCGGCGCATCGGGCGAGGATGGGCGAGGCCGGGGCGTCGGGGCGTCGGCCGGCTGGGTCGTCGGAACCGCACCGGATTCGAGGAGCTGAGTCTGCGCGCCGGACTCCGTGTCGGTGGCCTTGCGGAAGGACTCGTCCCCGTCGTATTCGTCGAGGAACGTGTCGTCTCCGGCTGCCAGGTCCCTGCGCGTCTTCCGGCGCGCTTCCTTGGCTGGATCGCTCTCGCTCGCGTCGCCGTCCTTGTGATCCGCCCCGCCCAGTCGCGCCGCGAAATCGCGCAGACGAGCGGGAACGTCGGCAACGGCGGTCCGCGTGGCGAGCAGGATCGAGTACACCAGGAGCAGGATCATGAGGGCGCCGGCGCCCCACCCGGACAGCAGGAGGACGAGCGGGCGAGCAATGAACCAGCCGAGGACGCCCCCGGCCGCCTCAATGCCGGGGTCCTGCTCGAGGCCGGGGTTCCCGTGGGAGATGTGCACCAGGCCGGTCAGGGCCAGCGAGATTCCGATCCCGCCAGCAACGTGATGGGGCAGGGCCGAGCGACCGGACCGCGCCGAGACCAACTCGACGGCCAAGGCGACGAGAAGGAGCGGAACGACGACCGAGAAGATGCCGAAGAGGCCCGCCGAGGCATGATGGATGGCATCTCCGGCCTCGCCGGAGATCTGAAACCACTCTCGTAGGGCGATGACGATCGCCGCCGCTACGGCGACGAAGGCCGCCGCATCGCGCTTGACCTGAGGGTCGGTGGCCTTCCACGCCCGCTGGGCACCCAGAGCCGCCCGACCGAGGGCAGAAAAGAAGCGTGCCAGGAATCCCGGCTTCGCCCCCTGCCCCTGGGGTGCCTTGGCGGATCGGGAGGAGGCCGCTTTCGTGCGCGGACGCGCCGGGCCTTTACCGGAGGAGGAACGTGAAGACGATGATGCCATGATTGCTCCACGATATCGCCCGAGCCGCCCCCCGGCAGGAGGCGCGCCGCGTTCCCTCAGCGCAGGATATTAGTAACTACCCCGGTTTCGAGGACGTTCTCCACCTGCTCACGCGTCGGCACGGGCAGCGCTGACTCGTGGGAGATTGCCAGGGCCGCCCCGGCGTTGGCCATCAGGCATGCCGTCTCCAAGTCGTAGTCCAGGAGGAGACCAGCACACATCTCGGCAATGTGCGTGTCCCCCACGCCCGCCGTATCGGCGACGCGCGCTTCAAACGCGGGGATCGACACGACGGGGGCGTCGGCGTATTGCTGGATCTCGCTTCCTCGCGCGCCCACGCGCCGCACGGTCGCGGCGTCGGCACGCAGGTAGGAACGAATCGTCGACCCGTGGCGATAGGCGTCCAGGATCCCGGCGAGCGCCGACGCCTCCCGACTGTTCATCGTCACGACGTCTGCCCGCGGGAAGATCGTCTCCCACGCCTCGACCGGAACCTGGGCGACTGCCGGAGACACCGAGACGACAAGCCTCACGCAGGCCGGCAGGGCAGCCGCCCACTCGCTCAGTTCGGACGCCGCGTGTGCGCTGGTCATGTCGGAGGCCGCCACGTGAACGACGTCCCCCTCGCGCAGCTCAATGTGCTCGAGGGTCGCTTTCGACGGCTCGGATTCCACGCCGGCTGTGACGACCGATCGCATGGCCCCGTCTTCGTCAATGAGCTGGATGACCACGCCGATATCGCCGACCAACTCCGGGGTGAGAACGTCCACCCCGGCCTCGACCAGCTGCTGGCGGACCGCGAAGGAGTTCGGGCCCGTGCCCAGCGGCGAGGCGGCCGCCGTGGGCACGCCCATGGCGGCCGCAGCACACAGCGTCGTGAAGCCCCCACCGGGCCGTGAACTCGCCGCATCGGCGTGCACCGACCCGCCGCGCTCAGGCATGTACGCGATATGCATCGGCAACACCAGCGCAACGGAGTGCGTCGAAATAAAACGGCCCGACACGAATCTTCCTTTCTTGTCCGCGCGGCTCCGCCGGGCACCGTGTCCCTCGGCGGATCGATTCGGCTTACTGCTCGGTAACCACCGGAACGATCATAGGACGGCGACGCAGACGGCGCGCGACCCAGCGTCCGATGACGCGACGCATCGCCTGCTGCAGGACGTAGGGGTCCTGTCCGCCGGGTGCGGCGGCCTCCTTGAGCGCCTGCGTGACGTCGGGAAGGATCTCCTCGAACACGTCGTCGTCCTCAGCCATGCCGATCGCACGAATCTCCGGGCCGGCCAGGACTGTCCCCGAATCACGCTCGACGACCGCGAAGATCGAGATGAACCCCTCCGACCCCAGGGTGCGGCGCGTAGCGAGCTCGTCCTCGGAGATCTCGCCGATCGAGCGGCCATCGACGTACACGTACTCACAGGGAACAACGCCCGACACGCGCGCGACGCCGTCTTTGAGGTCGACGGTCACGCCATCCTCGGCGAGGACCACGTGCCGCGGGTCGATACCCGTCTTGACCGCCAGCTGACCGTTGCCGACCAGGTGGCGAACCTCGCCGTGGATGGGCATCACGTTCCTGGGCTGAATGATGTTGTAGCAGTAGATGAGCTCCCCCGCGCTGGCGTGACCGGACACGTGGACCTTCGCGTTCTCCTTCGAGACGACGCGTGCGCCCAGGCGGGTCAGATCGTTAATGACGCGATAGACGGAATTCTCGTTGCCCGGGATGAGAGAGGAGGCGAGAACGACCATGTCGCCCGGCTCGATGCTCACCGTGCGGTGAGATCCCACGGACATGCGCGACAGGGCGGCCATGGGTTCTCCCTGCGAACCCGTCGCCATGTACACGCGCTGCGAGCGCGGCAGGTCGCCGATGTCCTTAAGGTCCACGATAACGCCGTCGGGAATCGACAGGTAGCCCTTCTCCTCGGCGATGCGCATGTTGCGTTCCATCGAGCGACCCACGAAGGCGACGCGCCGACCGTGGTGGGCGGCCGCGTTGATGACCTGCTGGACGCGGTGGACATGCGAGGCAAACGAGGCGACAACGATCTGACCGCCCTCAGCCTCGCCAAACACCTGATCCAGAACCGGGCCAATCTCGCGCTCCGGCGTGATAAAACCGGGAACCAGGGCGTTCGTGGAGTCCACCATGAACAGGTCGACCCCCTCCTCGCCCATGCGCGCGAAGGCACGAAGATCCGTCAGGCGTCGGTCGAGGGGCAGCTGATCCATCTTGAAATCGCCCGTGATCAAGACATTGCCGGCCCGGGTGCGCACGAACACGGCGAGCGCGTCGGGGATCGAGTGCGTGACGGAGACGAACTCGAGGTCGAAGGGCCCCACATTCAAGCGGTCCCCTTCCGCGACCACGGTGAAGCCAGGGTCACTCAGGCGGTGCTCACGCAGCTTGGGGGCAACGAAGGCAAGGGTCAGGTCGGAGCCGTACAGGGGGATGTCGCCTCGCAGCTTGAGCAGGTAGGGAACGGCGCCGATATGGTCCTCGTGTCCGTGCGTCAGCACCATGCCGACGACGTCGTCCATGCGATCCTCGATCCACGAGAAATCGGGAAGGATCAGGTCAACACCCGGCTGACTCTCCTCGGGGAAGAGGACGCCGCAGTCCACGACCAGGAGCTTGCCCCGGTACTCCAGGACGTTCATGTTGCGCCCGACCTCGCCGAGGCCTCCCAGCGGGATGACTCTCAGAGCGCCCTCTTCCAGGGGCGCGGGTTCGGTGAGGTTCTCGTACAAAGACTTCATGATGCCAGTCTGCCACGTCGCGGCCTCTTTCCCATCATCGGGACTCACCGTTGACGGGTCGCCCCCCTCACACTTGGCGCATCAATGCTTCCGGCGTGGGGCCGAGGCCGGTCCGCGGCGCCACGCTCCGGGCCGAGCGGGACTCACAGGAGCCCGGTGAGACGCAGGGCGCGACGCAGGGCGGACACCTCATCGTCGCTGATGCCTACCATGGGAAGGCGGACGGTCGGGCTATCGATAACGCCCTGCAGCCAGAGCGCATACTTGGCCAGGACCGCTCCCTGTCCCCCGCCCATGATTGCGTGCACGAGGGGGCGCAGCGAGTACGAGAGCTCGCGGGCCTCCCACACCTGATCGGAGTCGAGCAGCTCGATCATCCGACGATAGTGGGCGGAAGCGACGTGGGTGACGACCGAGATGAAGCCCGAGGCTCCGCCGGTCATCCACGCAAAGTTCAGGGCATCATCGCCCGAGTAGTACTCCAGGCCCGTTCGATGCATGCGTTCCACGCCGGTCTCCACGTCGCCGGTGGCGTCCTTCACCCCGAGGATACGGGGGTGCTGGGCGAGGATGTCCAGGGTCGCGTCGGAGAAGGCGATGCCCGTCCGACCGGGAATGTCGTAGAGCATGATCGGCAGGTCGGTCGCATCGGTGACCGCCCGCACGTGAGCACGCAGCCCCTCCTGGGAGGGCCGGTTGTAGTAGGGCGAGACGACCAGGAGGCCATCCGCGCCGTGTTCCTGCGCTCCCTGAGCGATTCGAACGGCGTGCGCCGTGTCGTTCGAGCACGCGCCGCACAGGATGAACGCCCGATCTCCCACGGCCTCGCGGACCGCGTCGGTCAGGTCGTTCTTCTCGGGCTGATGAGTCGTCGGGGACTCCCCCGTCGTTCCCGACAGGAGGATCGTGTCGCATCCTTCGTCGACGAGCTTGGTTGCCAGGCGCTGAGCGGAATCCAGGTCGACGTCACCCGACTGTGTCATGGGGGTGACCATGGCGGCGGCAAGAGAACCGAAGCGGCGGGGAGGAATGTTGCTCATGTTCCCCATCTTACGCGCGGCGCGAAACCGAAGAACCGGGGCGGTCGCATGTCGAGCGTCATATGAGCGCGCCTCGCCTTCGCGGCGGGCCTTTAGTCGCGGTGCGCCCACCACATGTGCTGTGTCGTCCCCTCGCCCAGGCGACGAACCGCGCCCGAGGGGGCGAAACCCGCCGAGGTGAAGAAGCGCTGGCGCTGCTCGTCAGAGTCCCCGATCCACGCGCGCAACTGCCCGCGGGTGAGGTCGGCGATCGCCGAGAGCATGCGCGAGCCGTGTCCGCAGCGCCGGAAGTCCTCGTCCACCACCAGCTCATACACCTGCGTCGCGCCCTCTCGGTCCGTCTCGGGCTCGCAGTCGGCAGCGGCGTCGTCCGGTCCGGCCAGAGCGAAGCCGACGATCCGGGCGCCGTGGAGGGCGACGAGCGTCGTCCCTCCCGCGGGCCTGGGACGGGCCAGGGTCCGCCCCCACAGGCGGGCGAGGGACTCCTCGCTCACTCCCTGGGCGGCGAGCGTCTCCTCGCCCATCAGCGCCCGCCACGAGGCCAACTGCAGGGGCGCGATGGCGGCCTCGTCGCCCCGTTGGGCGGGCCTGACCGAGCGATCCGCGCTCGCGGGCGCGCTCACAGGTCCATCACCTGATCCAGCCCGATGGTCAGTCCCGTGCGCCCGCGCACACTTCTCACGCCCAGGAGCACGCCGGGCATGAAGGAGGAGCGATCGAAGGAATCGGTTCGGATGACGAGTTGCTCACCCTCGTTGCCCAGGAGGATCTCCTCGGAGGCGGTGAGTCCGCGCAGGCGAACGGCGTGGACGGGGATGCCGTCCACGCGGCCGCCGCGGGCGCCCAGCTCGTCGGTCTGCGTCGCGTCGGGAAGCTCGCCCAGGCCCGCCTGTCTGCGAGCCTGCGCTATACCGAGCGCCGTCGCAACCGCCGTGCCGGAGGGGGCATCCATCTTCCCGGGATGGTGCATCTCAATGACCTCGGCGGATTCGAAGTACGGGGCCGCGAGCGCGGCAAACTTCATGGCCAGGACGGCGCCCATCGCAAAGTTGGGTGCAATCAGGACGGCGCGCCCCGCCTCGCGGGCGTGATCGCGAACGCGCGCGTAGGATTCCGGCGTCCACCCGGTCGTACCGACGACCACGTCCGCGCCGGCATCGATGAGGGCGTGCACGTTGGCTTCGGTCACGGTGGGGACGGAGAAGTCGACGGCGACGTGGGCGCCGTTGACACTGTCGGCGTTGATCTCATCGCCCGCGTCCAGCTGGGCCACGACCTCCATGTCGGGGGTGTTGCCCACCGCGTCGACGACGCTTGATCCCATGCGGCCCTTTGCCCCGGTCACTGCCACGCGTATCATTGTTCTCCTTGCGCTCGTTGATTGGTTGGTGTCAGGGTATGCGTGCCCGCGCCTCGTTCGCCTCCGACACCGCGCGGCGAGGGGCTTTTGCTGTTGTTCCCTACGTCTCGGGGAGCACCAGCGCTCGGCAGTCCATCGTCGACGCCAGGGAGGCGGCGAGTTCGCGCACGCCAGCGGCGTCGACCGCGTCGAACTCGGACAACGACTCGTCGATGGTTCGGTAGCGCCCAATGATCTCCGAGCGCCCCAGGCGCATCATGCGAGACCAGTTGTCTTCGAGGCCGAGGACGACTCCGCCGCGAACCTGGCCGCGCACGCGCGTCATTTCTTCGTCGGTGGGTCCGTCGCTGGCGAGGTCGTGCAGCTGGGCGCGCATGATGGTCTCGACCTCGGCCACGTTGTCGGGGCTGCATCCCGCGTACATGCCGAAGGTTCCCGTGTCGGAATAGCCCACGTCGAAGGCGTAGGTGGTGTAGGCCAGGCCCCGCTTCTCCCTCACCTCCTGGAAGAGGCGCGAGGACATGGACCCGCCCAGGATCGACAGGAGGACACTCATCGTCGGTCCCTGGGGGTCCGTGGCGGGTAGCCCCTCGCAGCCGATGATGACGTGGGCCTGCGTCACGTCGCGTCGGCGGGTGATGTCTCGGTCGTGCTCGGCGGGGGCACTTCGCTGCGTCGATCGGCGAGGCCGAGGGGAGGCCACGGCGCGCTCGTCCCATGGTGAGGCGTCGAGAGCGGCCTGCACGCGCTCGCACACGTGGTCGTGATCAACGTTGCCTGCGGCCGCCACGATTAGGGAGGCGGGCCCATAGTGCGCCTGGTAGTGGTCCCACACGTCGTCGCGCGTCACCGCGGAGATGGCCCGCGCGGTTCCTCCCACGGGGCGACCGATGGGGCGGTCGCCGTGAACGGCCAGCTGGAAGGCATCGTGAACGGTCTCGGTGGGCGAGTCCTCCCCCATTGCTAGCTCGTCGAGGATCACGCCGCGTTCCGTCGCGAAGTCTGCTTCGTCGAGGCGCGAGTCGCTCACCATGTCGGCGAGCGTCTCGATGGCCATGTCCAGGTCGGCGTCGCGCACGCGCGCCCAATAGGCGGTGTGTTCTCGGGCGGTCTCCGCGTTGGACTCCCCGCCCACCGAGTCAAAGGCAA
Proteins encoded:
- the dapA gene encoding 4-hydroxy-tetrahydrodipicolinate synthase, which encodes MSNIPPRRFGSLAAAMVTPMTQSGDVDLDSAQRLATKLVDEGCDTILLSGTTGESPTTHQPEKNDLTDAVREAVGDRAFILCGACSNDTAHAVRIAQGAQEHGADGLLVVSPYYNRPSQEGLRAHVRAVTDATDLPIMLYDIPGRTGIAFSDATLDILAQHPRILGVKDATGDVETGVERMHRTGLEYYSGDDALNFAWMTGGASGFISVVTHVASAHYRRMIELLDSDQVWEARELSYSLRPLVHAIMGGGQGAVLAKYALWLQGVIDSPTVRLPMVGISDDEVSALRRALRLTGLL
- a CDS encoding GNAT family N-acetyltransferase, whose translation is MSAPASADRSVRPAQRGDEAAIAPLQLASWRALMGEETLAAQGVSEESLARLWGRTLARPRPAGGTTLVALHGARIVGFALAGPDDAAADCEPETDREGATQVYELVVDEDFRRCGHGSRMLSAIADLTRGQLRAWIGDSDEQRQRFFTSAGFAPSGAVRRLGEGTTQHMWWAHRD
- the dapB gene encoding 4-hydroxy-tetrahydrodipicolinate reductase, encoding MIRVAVTGAKGRMGSSVVDAVGNTPDMEVVAQLDAGDEINADSVNGAHVAVDFSVPTVTEANVHALIDAGADVVVGTTGWTPESYARVRDHAREAGRAVLIAPNFAMGAVLAMKFAALAAPYFESAEVIEMHHPGKMDAPSGTAVATALGIAQARRQAGLGELPDATQTDELGARGGRVDGIPVHAVRLRGLTASEEILLGNEGEQLVIRTDSFDRSSFMPGVLLGVRSVRGRTGLTIGLDQVMDL
- a CDS encoding M16 family metallopeptidase; protein product: MTPKPLPLDEAHLRIEDGDTRIDRTILGCGARVLSQVIPATKSAGVSLWVPVGSRDEDEKTAGSTHFLEHLLFKGTRARSSLDIAIAFDSVGGESNAETAREHTAYWARVRDADLDMAIETLADMVSDSRLDEADFATERGVILDELAMGEDSPTETVHDAFQLAVHGDRPIGRPVGGTARAISAVTRDDVWDHYQAHYGPASLIVAAAGNVDHDHVCERVQAALDASPWDERAVASPRPRRSTQRSAPAEHDRDITRRRDVTQAHVIIGCEGLPATDPQGPTMSVLLSILGGSMSSRLFQEVREKRGLAYTTYAFDVGYSDTGTFGMYAGCSPDNVAEVETIMRAQLHDLASDGPTDEEMTRVRGQVRGGVVLGLEDNWSRMMRLGRSEIIGRYRTIDESLSEFDAVDAAGVRELAASLASTMDCRALVLPET